A section of the Solitalea canadensis DSM 3403 genome encodes:
- a CDS encoding porin family protein produces MKRILLAITVAFISLSASAQKLDFGIKGGVNFASANDIKFTGDLSDSYKQTADGVTGYHLGVWAEVGIPTISFQPELLYSRKGFKTTNETGQEAEVKMNYLDIPLLAKFKPLPLLHFVAGPQVSIKLADKISGPSDFTSALNADSFKSGDWGAVIGAGVSISNIQLDARYVWGLSKVENDGLEFKNRMFQISLAYKLF; encoded by the coding sequence ATGAAAAGAATTCTTTTAGCTATAACAGTAGCATTCATATCATTATCTGCAAGTGCTCAGAAATTAGATTTCGGTATTAAAGGTGGGGTGAACTTTGCGAGTGCAAATGACATTAAATTTACAGGAGATTTAAGTGACTCCTATAAACAAACAGCTGACGGAGTTACCGGTTATCATTTAGGTGTTTGGGCTGAAGTGGGTATTCCTACGATTTCTTTCCAGCCTGAGTTGTTGTATTCTCGTAAAGGTTTTAAAACCACTAATGAGACTGGGCAAGAGGCTGAAGTAAAGATGAATTACCTGGATATTCCTTTATTAGCTAAGTTCAAACCATTACCATTACTTCATTTTGTTGCTGGTCCACAGGTGTCAATTAAATTAGCTGACAAAATCAGTGGTCCAAGTGATTTTACCAGTGCTTTAAATGCTGACAGTTTTAAAAGCGGCGATTGGGGAGCTGTAATTGGTGCCGGTGTGTCTATTTCAAACATTCAACTGGATGCCCGTTATGTTTGGGGTTTAAGCAAGGTTGAAAATGACGGTTTGGAATTTAAAAACCGTATGTTCCAGATATCGTTGGCATACAAGTTGTTTTAA